A genomic region of Bactrocera dorsalis isolate Fly_Bdor chromosome 3, ASM2337382v1, whole genome shotgun sequence contains the following coding sequences:
- the LOC105229100 gene encoding uncharacterized protein LOC105229100 yields MASAIIRSVAVHSRPALSIHLTDCICINNGISSECSSPYTPKGLPPVAPYKPNPLDDESFDFNASNTPTISSALCACLNCTKTPPYCFDRFKSAIVSTSTTVDLRKDKTLHKDNLPAIREYSAVEEDAAALGALSKKQSPLFGRKKRNDSSAATLSQSFSLRTEEPFYAQQIIVGPTTKKDSGEAKHTNHQHKIDHNAVEAISMSVGVANGAAGSPNNGTDINRNNGQLRNGVSLNLDSINLMKIV; encoded by the coding sequence ATGGCCAGCGCGATTATACGCAGTGTAGCGGTACATTCACGACCTGCACTCTCGATCCATCTAACCGATTGTATTTGCATTAATAACGGTATTTCGTCTGAATGCTCATCACCATACACGCCGAAAGGACTGCCACCGGTGGCGCCTTATAAGCCAAACCCACTAGACGACGAGAGCTTTGATTTTAACGCCTCGAATACACCGACAATATCATCAGCGTTATGCGCATGCCTCAATTGTACTAAAACACCACCCTACTGTTTTGATCGTTTCAAAAGTGCCATTGTCTCAACATCAACCACTGTGGACCTCCGTaaagataaaactttgcataaaGATAATTTACCAGCTATTCGGGAATACAGTGCGGTAGAAGAAGACGCAGCGGCATTGGGTGCTCTAAGCAAGAAACAATCTCCGCTCTTCGGCAGAAAAAAGCGTAACGATTCGTCAGCTGCTACGCTATCGCAATCATTCTCCTTACGCACCGAGGAACCATTCTATGCCCAACAGATTATAGTGGGGCCAACAACAAAGAAGGATAGTGGTGAAGCGAAGCATacaaatcatcaacataaaatcGACCATAACGCTGTCGAAGCAATCAGCATGAGCGTAGGCGTGGCAAACGGCGCGGCTGGTAGCCCAAACAATGGCACCGATATAAATCGCAACAACGGGCAGTTACGAAATGGGGTAAGTTTGAATTTAGATagtataaatttaatgaaaattgtatag